CTAAAAAACCATCTGCAGGCGCCACCACCTCTAATACCACTTTATCGGTTTCAATATCCAACAGATGTTCATCACGCTTAATTTTTTCACCCACTTTTTTATACCAAGTGGCAATAGAACCATCTGCAACAGATTCTGGTAACACGGGGACTTTTATTTCCATACTCATACTGTTGTTCCTTTATTTAAAGCATCGTTTACTAATGCAGCCTGCTGTTCTTGATGTAAATGTAAATAGCCAACAGCCGGCGCTGCAGCAGCCTGTCTTCCAGCATATTGTAATTCTTGTTTTTGCGTAATAACCGCCAATAAATTATGTTTTATATGATACCAAGCGCCTTGGTTTCTGGGTTCTTCTTGACACCAAACAACGACTAAAGCGGCTGCATACAAATCGAGCTGCGCTTTTAGTTCGATTTCAGGAAAAGGATATAACTGTTCCACTCGAAGAATCGCAATATCTTTTTGGTTGTTTGCACGTCTTTTTTCTAGCACATCATAATAAACTTTACCGCTGCATAAAACAATGTGTTTTACTTGTTCAGGCTGAATATCATCTACCTCCGACAAGACCGGAAAAAATTCGCCCGTTTCTAATTCTTGCAAACGAGAAACCGCTAATTTATGGCGCAACAAACTTTTGGGCGTCAGTACAATTAAAGGTTTTCGGATAGGGCGCACCATTTGACGACGGATCATATGAAAGACTTGTGCAGGGGTGGTTGGCACACACACCTGAATATTATGTTCTGCACAGAGCTGCAAATACCGCTCGAGCCGTGCAGACGAATGCTCTGCACCTTGTCCTTCATAGCCATGTGGCAAATACAATGTTAAACCACAAAGGCTACCCCATTTTTGTTCACCAGAACTGATAAATTGATCAATCACCACTTGCGCATTGTTCGCAAAATCCCCAAATTGTGCCTCCCAAATAGTCAAG
This genomic interval from Gammaproteobacteria bacterium contains the following:
- a CDS encoding dihydrolipoamide succinyltransferase, with amino-acid sequence MSMEIKVPVLPESVADGSIATWYKKVGEKIKRDEHLLDIETDKVVLEVVAPADGFL